In one Ictidomys tridecemlineatus isolate mIctTri1 unplaced genomic scaffold, mIctTri1.hap1 Scaffold_138, whole genome shotgun sequence genomic region, the following are encoded:
- the LOC101962941 gene encoding LOW QUALITY PROTEIN: olfactory receptor 2W3 (The sequence of the model RefSeq protein was modified relative to this genomic sequence to represent the inferred CDS: inserted 2 bases in 1 codon): MDRTNGSTQGHFILLGFSDRPHLERVLFVVILVAYLLTLVGNSTIILVSRLDPRLHTPMYFFLIHLSFLDLSFTTSSIPQLLHNLSGRDKTISYVGCVVQLFLLLGLGGVECLLLAVMAYDRFVAVCKPLHYMTIMHPQLCLGLVSVAWGCGMANSLIMSPMTLWLPRCGHNKVDHFLCEMPALIRLACISTAAVEGIAFILAVGIMLSPLVFILVSYGHIVRAVFRIQSSSGRHRIFNTCGSHLTMVSLFYGNIIYMYMQPGHSSSQDQGKFLTLFYNIVTPXLNPLIYTPRNKKVKGALRRLLLGNISLGKNL; the protein is encoded by the exons gtcCTCTTTGTGGTCATCCTGGTAGCCTACCTTCTGACCCTGGTGGGCAACAGCACCATCATCCTGGTGTCTCGGCTGGACCCCCGGCTCCAcacgcccatgtacttcttcctcatcCACCTGTCCTTCCTGGACCTCAGCTTCACCACCAGCTCCATCCCCCAGCTGCTACACAACCTGAGTGGCCGTGACAAGACCATCAGCTATGTGGGCTGCGTGGTCCAGCTCTTCCTGTTACTGGGCCTGGGTGGAGTGGAGTGTCTGCTGCTGGCCGTCATGGCCTATGACAGATTTGTGGCCGTCTGCAAGCCCCTGCACTACATGACTATTATGCATCCACAACTCTGCCTGGGCTTGGTGTCAGTGGCCTGGGGCTGTGGGATGGCCAATTCTTTGATCATGTCACCAATGACGTTGTGGCTACCTCGATGTGGGCACAACAAGGTGGACCACTTCCTGTGTGAGATGCCTGCGCTGATCCGGTTGGCCTGCATCAGCACTGCTGCTGTGGAGGGCATCGCCTTCATCCTGGCCGTGGGCATCATGCTGTCTCCCCTGGTCTTTATCTTGGTGTCCTACGGCCACATTGTCAGGGCTGTGTTCAGAATCCAGTCGTCCTCAGGAAGACACAGAATCTTCAATACCTGTGGCTCCCACCTCACCATGGTCTCCCTGTTCTACGGGAACATCATTTACATGTACATGCAGCCAGGACACAGCTCCTCCCAGGACCAGGGCAAGTTCCTCACCCTCTTCTACAACATTGTCACCCC CCTGAACCCCCTGATCTACACCCCCAGAAACAAGAAGGTGAAGGGGGCACTGAGAAGGCTGCTGCTGGGAAATATAAGTTTAGGAAAGAATTTATAA